A single genomic interval of Cucumis sativus cultivar 9930 chromosome 5, Cucumber_9930_V3, whole genome shotgun sequence harbors:
- the LOC101215501 gene encoding 2-methylene-furan-3-one reductase (The RefSeq protein has 1 substitution compared to this genomic sequence): MAAILASTPSQLNSYCHFISSKLCPSFSLSLRQSNRKTIGYSPVSSRIRLRVFANSQSAPASVVTSEVASVPSEMKAWVYGEYGGVDVLKFDSSVSVPEVKEDQVLIKVVAAALNPVDGKRMLGKFKATDSPLPTVPGYDVAGVVVKVGSQVKELKEGDEVYGNINEKALDGPKQFGSLAEYTAVEEKLLAVKPKNIDFVQAAGLPLAIETAYEGLEKTNFSTGKSILVLNGAGGVGSLVIQLAKNVFGASKVAATASTGKLEFLKSLGVDLAIDYTKENIEDLPEKFDVVYDAIGQCDKAVKVVKKGGSVVALTGAVTPPGFRFVVTSDGAVLKKLNPYLESGKVKPIVDPKGPFSFSQVVEAFAYVESSRATGKVVIHPIP; encoded by the exons ATGGCAGCGATTCTCGCATCCACACCTTCGCAACTTAATTCTTACTGCCACTTTATCTCTTCCAAACTCTGCCCTTCTTTTTCCCTATCTCTCCGGCAAAGTAACCGGAAAACGATCGGATACTCTCCGGTTTCTTCTCGCATTCGTCTCAGAGTGTTCGCCAATTCGCAGTCGGCCCCTGCTTCCGTTGTGACGTCGGAAGTGGCTTCGGTGCCGTCGGAAATGAAGGCGTGGGTGTACGGTGAGTATGGAGGCGttgatgttttgaaatttgatagCAGTGTATCGGTGCCTGAAGTGAAGGAGGATCAGGTTCTGATTAAGGTCGTTGCCGCGGCGCTTAACCCAGTCGATGGTAAACGGATGCTCGGGAAGTTCAAGGCCACTGATTCTCCTCTTCCG ACAGTTCCAGGATATGATGTAGCAGGTGTGGTGGTGAAGGTGGGAAGTCAGGTGAAGGAGCTTAAAGAAGGGGACGAAGTATATGGCAACATCAACGAGAAGGCTCTCGATGGCCCCAAACAGTTCGGTTCTCTTGCAGAGTACACGGCCGTAGAAGAGAAATTATTAGCCGTAAAACCCAAGaatattgattttgttcaagCCGCTGGATTGCCTCTTGCCATTGAAACAGCCTATGAAGGCCTCGAAAAAACCAACTTCTCTACTGGTAAATCAATCCTCGTTCTCAACGGTGCTGGTGGAGTTGGTAGCCTAGTCATTCAG TTAGCAAAAAATGTATTTGGAGCTTCAAAAGTTGCAGCCACTGCTAGCACTGGGAAGTTAgagtttttgaaaagtttgggTGTCGATTTAGCCATTGACTACACTAAGGAGAACATCGAAGATTTACCCGAAAAGTTTGATGTAGTCTACGATGCAATTG GGCAGTGTGATAAGGCAGTGAAGGTAGTGAAAGAAGGTGGCAGTGTCGTAGCGCTGACCGGTGCGGTGACACCACCTGGTTTCAGATTTGTGGTTACTTCAGATGGAGCTGTTCTAAAGAAACTGAACCCCTATCTAGAAAGCGGGAAGGTCAAGCCGATTGTCGACCCGAAAGGACCGTTTTCATTCTCTCAAGTCGTAGAGGCCTTCGCGTATGTTGAAAGCAGCCGAGCCACTGGAAAAGTTGTCATACATCCAATCCCATGA
- the LOC101214854 gene encoding pre-mRNA-processing factor 17 isoform X1, with protein sequence MDLLQSYTDQNDDDGSPKQLTSSPEASPPRLLPSKTSAPKVDDTMLALTVANANQTLSKPIDPTQHLVAFNPTYDQLWAPIYGPSHPYAKDGIAQGMRNHKLGFVENASIEPFVFDEQYNTFHKYGYAADPSASAGNNYIGDMEALEKNDAISVYNIPQHEQKKRKIEKKKEMSENEDMEEEVNPAEVDNPASDVWLMKNRKSPWSGKKEGLQTELTEEQKKYAEEYAKKKGEEKGGEKGEVTSDKSTFHGKEERDYQGRSWIAPPKDAKATNDHCYIPKRLVHTWSGHTKGVSAIRFFPKHGHLILSAGMDTKVKIWDVFNSGKCMRTYMGHSQAVRDISFCNDGSKFLTAGYDKKIKYWDTETGQVISTFSTGKIPYVVKLNPDDDKQNILLAGMSDKKIVQWDMNTGQITQEYDQHLGAVNTITFVDNNRRFVTSSDDKSLRVWEFGIPVVIKYISEPHMHSMPSISVHPNTNWLAAQSLDNQILIYSTRERFQLNKKKRFAGHIVAGYACQVNFSPDGRFVMSGDGEGKCWFWDWKTCKVFRTLKCHEGVCIGCEWHPLEQSKVATCGWDGLIKYWD encoded by the exons ATGGATCTTCTCCAGTCATACACAGATCAAAACGACGATGACGGAAGCCCTAAACAGCTTACATCTTCACCAGAAGCGTCTCCGCCTCGCCTTCTTCCCTCCAAAACCTCGGCGCCTAAGGTTGATGATACAATGTTAGCCCTCACGGTGGCTAATGCCAACCAAACCCTTTCGAAGCCGATAGACCCAACTCAGCATCTTGTTGCGTTCAACCCCACTTACGATCAACTATGGGCGCCCATTTATGGCCCATCTCATCCCTATGCCAAGGATGGAATTGCACAGGGAATGCGGAACCACAAGCTAGGGTTTGTGGAGAATGCGTCCATTGAGCCATTTGTTTTCGATGAGCAGTACAATACGTTCCATAAATACGGATATGCTGCTGACCCATCAGCTTCTGCTGGAAACAATTACATTGGGGATATGGAGGCTTTGGAGAAGAATGATGCCATTTCCGTGTATAACATTCCACAGCATGAGCAAAAGAAGCGaaagattgagaaaaagaaagaaatgagtGAGAATGAAGATATGGAAGAGGAGGTGAACCCGGCTGAAGTTGATAATCCAGCTTCTGATGTTTGGTTGATGAAGAATAGGAAGAGTCCATGGTCTGGAAAGAAGGAAGGTCTGCAAACCGAGCTAACTGAAGAGCAGAAGAAATATGCAGAAGAGTATGCAAAGAAGAAAGGTGAAGAGAAAGGTGGTGAGAAGGGAGAAGTTACATCAGATAAGAGTACTTTTCATGGTAAAGAGGAGAGGGACTACCAGGGTAGATCTTGGATTGCACCACCAAAGGATGCCAAGGCCACGAATGATCATTGTTATATACCAAAAAGATTGGTGCATACATGGAGTGGGCACACAAAGGGTGTATCTGCTATTAGATTCTTCCCTAAACATGGCCATTTAATTCTTTCAGCTGGTATGGACACCAAAGTGAAGATATGGGATGTGTTCAATTCTGGTAAATGTATGAGAACCTACATGGGTCACTCTCAAGCGGTTCGGgacatttcattttgtaatgATGGATCTAAGTTTCTGACCGCCGGATATGATAAAAAGATCAAGTATTGGGATACAGAAACAGGGCAAGTGATATCAACCTTCTCTACCGGGAAAATTCCTTATGTAGTTAAGCTTAATCCTGATGATGATAAGCAGAATATCTTGCTGGCAGGGATGAGTGATAAGAAAATCGTTCAATGGGATATGAACACAGGACAGATTACACAGGAGTATGATCAACATTTAGGAGCAGTGAATACCATTACATTTGTAGACAATAATAGGAGGTTTGTTACATCGAGCGATGACAAGTCTCTCCGTGTTTGGGAATTTGGAATTCCTGTTGTTATTAAGTATATCAGTGAGCCTCACATGCATTCCATGCCCTCTATTTCTGTACATCCCAATACGAATTGGCTTGCAGCACAGAGTTTAGACAatcaaattcttatttataGCACTAGGGAGAGATTTCAGctaaacaagaagaagaggtTTGCTGGGCACATTGTGGCAGGATATGCTTGTCAGGTTAATTTTTCTCCAGATGGACGTTTTGTCATGTCTGGTGATGGTGAGGGTAAATGCTGGTTTTGGGACTGGAAAACCTGCAAGGTATTCAGAACTCTAAAGTGTCACGAGGGTGTATGCATTGGGTGTGAGTGGCATCCATTGGAGCAAAGTAAAGTAGCAACATGCGGATGGGATGGACTGATAAAGTATTG GGACTAG
- the LOC101214854 gene encoding pre-mRNA-processing factor 17 isoform X2 produces MDLLQSYTDQNDDDGSPKQLTSSPEASPPRLLPSKTSAPKVDDTMLALTVANANQTLSKPIDPTQHLVAFNPTYDQLWAPIYGPSHPYAKDGIAQGMRNHKLGFVENASIEPFVFDEQYNTFHKYGYAADPSASAGNNYIGDMEALEKNDAISVYNIPQHEQKKRKIEKKKEMSENEDMEEEVNPAEVDNPASDVWLMKNRKSPWSGKKEGLQTELTEEQKKYAEEYAKKKGEEKGGEKGEVTSDKSTFHGKEERDYQGRSWIAPPKDAKATNDHCYIPKRLVHTWSGHTKGVSAIRFFPKHGHLILSAGMDTKVKIWDVFNSGKCMRTYMGHSQAVRDISFCNDGSKFLTAGYDKKIKYWDTETGQVISTFSTGKIPYVVKLNPDDDKQNILLAGMSDKKIVQWDMNTGQITQEYDQHLGAVNTITFVDNNRRFVTSSDDKSLRVWEFGIPVVIKYISEPHMHSMPSISVHPNTNWLAAQSLDNQILIYSTRERFQLNKKKRFAGHIVAGYACQVNFSPDGRFVMSGDGEGKCWFWDWKTCKVFRTLKCHEGVCIGCEWHPLEQSKVATCGWDGLIKYW; encoded by the coding sequence ATGGATCTTCTCCAGTCATACACAGATCAAAACGACGATGACGGAAGCCCTAAACAGCTTACATCTTCACCAGAAGCGTCTCCGCCTCGCCTTCTTCCCTCCAAAACCTCGGCGCCTAAGGTTGATGATACAATGTTAGCCCTCACGGTGGCTAATGCCAACCAAACCCTTTCGAAGCCGATAGACCCAACTCAGCATCTTGTTGCGTTCAACCCCACTTACGATCAACTATGGGCGCCCATTTATGGCCCATCTCATCCCTATGCCAAGGATGGAATTGCACAGGGAATGCGGAACCACAAGCTAGGGTTTGTGGAGAATGCGTCCATTGAGCCATTTGTTTTCGATGAGCAGTACAATACGTTCCATAAATACGGATATGCTGCTGACCCATCAGCTTCTGCTGGAAACAATTACATTGGGGATATGGAGGCTTTGGAGAAGAATGATGCCATTTCCGTGTATAACATTCCACAGCATGAGCAAAAGAAGCGaaagattgagaaaaagaaagaaatgagtGAGAATGAAGATATGGAAGAGGAGGTGAACCCGGCTGAAGTTGATAATCCAGCTTCTGATGTTTGGTTGATGAAGAATAGGAAGAGTCCATGGTCTGGAAAGAAGGAAGGTCTGCAAACCGAGCTAACTGAAGAGCAGAAGAAATATGCAGAAGAGTATGCAAAGAAGAAAGGTGAAGAGAAAGGTGGTGAGAAGGGAGAAGTTACATCAGATAAGAGTACTTTTCATGGTAAAGAGGAGAGGGACTACCAGGGTAGATCTTGGATTGCACCACCAAAGGATGCCAAGGCCACGAATGATCATTGTTATATACCAAAAAGATTGGTGCATACATGGAGTGGGCACACAAAGGGTGTATCTGCTATTAGATTCTTCCCTAAACATGGCCATTTAATTCTTTCAGCTGGTATGGACACCAAAGTGAAGATATGGGATGTGTTCAATTCTGGTAAATGTATGAGAACCTACATGGGTCACTCTCAAGCGGTTCGGgacatttcattttgtaatgATGGATCTAAGTTTCTGACCGCCGGATATGATAAAAAGATCAAGTATTGGGATACAGAAACAGGGCAAGTGATATCAACCTTCTCTACCGGGAAAATTCCTTATGTAGTTAAGCTTAATCCTGATGATGATAAGCAGAATATCTTGCTGGCAGGGATGAGTGATAAGAAAATCGTTCAATGGGATATGAACACAGGACAGATTACACAGGAGTATGATCAACATTTAGGAGCAGTGAATACCATTACATTTGTAGACAATAATAGGAGGTTTGTTACATCGAGCGATGACAAGTCTCTCCGTGTTTGGGAATTTGGAATTCCTGTTGTTATTAAGTATATCAGTGAGCCTCACATGCATTCCATGCCCTCTATTTCTGTACATCCCAATACGAATTGGCTTGCAGCACAGAGTTTAGACAatcaaattcttatttataGCACTAGGGAGAGATTTCAGctaaacaagaagaagaggtTTGCTGGGCACATTGTGGCAGGATATGCTTGTCAGGTTAATTTTTCTCCAGATGGACGTTTTGTCATGTCTGGTGATGGTGAGGGTAAATGCTGGTTTTGGGACTGGAAAACCTGCAAGGTATTCAGAACTCTAAAGTGTCACGAGGGTGTATGCATTGGGTGTGAGTGGCATCCATTGGAGCAAAGTAAAGTAGCAACATGCGGATGGGATGGACTGATAAAGTATTGGTAA
- the LOC101214614 gene encoding ubiquitin-like-specific protease 1D isoform X1, whose protein sequence is MVIQRDKPTNAPFKIDWGKVWARKDDDPIPDLLIATTTSKMGSDWEHSFREELQKLSDGELEDKIDRMKNLSKTSCYRLSDKGEKLRRSIELLEEERESRKLRRIEKEATGCENLSQPTNSSVVGRERIASSSADSVSIFAARFNQKLEQKTERNNSAFGEELSILGHCDNRRQRSNGKLSPKVKQKGQTSSRQQPFKFVNSLSTDVHKKVSSVAAQNSRSSDHIDFHVNEWQPERFGKLRSTVHMFTLFWPLLCRKDDSDTPMPQKRQTIVVVDEEEALAMKIPKHDDKCMKEAKIYYPSRDDPESVEICFEDIKCLDPEGYLTSTIMNFYIRYLQQRALSANKVTCNYHFFNTYFYEKLKEAVSNKGKDRDNFFVKFRRWWKGVNIFQKAYILIPIHEDLHWSLVIICFPQKEDESRPIILHLDSLRLHSSRSIFDNIKSFVKEEWCYLDREVAGSDLPLPHKIWKNISRRIEEKIIEVPQQKNDCDCGLFVLYFIERFIEEAPDRLKRKDLDMFGKRWFKPQEASSLRTKIRCLLKVEFQNEKRRCLADPVGSSSSDHTPKQ, encoded by the exons ATGGTGATCCAGCGAGATAAACCCACCAACGCACCTTTTAAGATTGACTGGGGAAAAGTTTGGGCTCGTAAAGACGACGACCCTATACCTGATTTACTCATTGCCACCACCACCTCGAAAATGGGCTCCGATTGGGAGCATTCCTTCAGGGAAGAACTCCAAAAGCTTAGTGATGGGGAGCTGGAAGATAAGATTGACAGAATGAAGAATTTATCGAAGACCTCTTGTTACAGATTGTCAGACAAGGGGGAAAAGCTTCGTCGCAGTATTGAGCTTTTAGAGGAAGAGAGGGAATCCAGAAAGCTCCGTCGAATTGAAAAG GAAGCTACTGGATGCGAAAATCTCTCTCAGCCAACTAACTCAAGTGTAGTTG GTAGGGAAAGGATTGCTTCATCTTCAGCTGATTCAGTGTCCATATTCGCTGCTCGTTTTAACCAGAAGTTGGAACAAAAA ACAGAACGGAATAATAGCGCCTTTGGTGAAGAGCTTTCGATTTTGGGACACTGTGATAATCGGAGACAAAGATCTAATGGTAAATTATCCCCAAAAGTAAAACAGAAGGGTCAAACATCATCCAGACAGCAGCCATTCAAATTTGTCAACAGTCTTTCTACCGATGTACATAAAAAAGTTTCTTCAGTTGCTGCCCAAAATAGTAGAAGTTCCGATCATATTGATTTTCATGTCAATGAATGGCAACCTGAGCGTTTTGGGAA ATTGCGTTCCACCGTTCACATGTTTACGTTATTTTGGCCCCTTCTTTGCAGGAAGGATGATTCAGATACTCCGATGCCTCAAAAG CGGCAGACCATTGTAGTTGTTGATGAGGAGGAAGCTTTGGCAATGAAAATACCCAAACATGATGATAAATG CATGAAAGAGGCCAAAATTTACTACCCGTCGAG GGATGATCCAGAATCcgttgaaatttgttttgagGACATTAAATGTCTTGATCCAGAGGGTTATTTGACATCAACGATCATGAACTTTTATATTCG GTATTTACAACAACGAGCACTTTCAGCAAATAAGGTGACATGCAATTATCACTTTTTCAATACctatttttatgaaaagcTAAAGGAGGCTGTGTCAAACAAG GGGAAGGACagagataatttttttgtcaagTTCAGAAGGTGGTGGAAAGGCGTTAATATATTTCAGAAAGCATATATACTGATTCCAATCCATGAGGA TCTCCACTGGAGTTTGGTGATTATATGTTTTCCACAGAAGGAAGATGAATCGAGACCCATTATACTTCATTTGGATTCACTGAGACTACACTCTAGCAGATCGATTTTTGATAACATTAAGAG TTTTGTAAAAGAGGAATGGTGCTACTTGGATCGAGAAGTTGCTGGTTCAGATCTTCCATTGCCAcataaaatatggaaaaacATCTCTCgaagaattgaagagaaaataatcGAG GTTCCTCAGCAAAAGAACGATTGTGACTGTGGTCTCTTCGTTCTATACTTCATAGAGCGCTTCATCGAAGAGGCTCCTGATAGGCTAAAAAGGAAGGACTTAGATATG TTTGGCAAGCGGTGGTTTAAACCCCAAGAAGCTTCAAGCTTGAGGACGAAGATAAGATGTTTGCTTAAAGTAGAGTTCCAAAATGAGAAAAGGCGATGTCTGGCAGATCCTGTGGGGAGCTCTTCCTCCGACCACACTCCAAAACAATGA
- the LOC101214614 gene encoding ubiquitin-like-specific protease 1D isoform X2, which produces MVIQRDKPTNAPFKIDWGKVWARKDDDPIPDLLIATTTSKMGSDWEHSFREELQKLSDGELEDKIDRMKNLSKTSCYRLSDKGEKLRRSIELLEEERESRKLRRIEKEATGCENLSQPTNSSVVGRERIASSSADSVSIFAARFNQKLEQKTERNNSAFGEELSILGHCDNRRQRSNGKLSPKVKQKGQTSSRQQPFKFVNSLSTDVHKKVSSVAAQNSRSSDHIDFHVNEWQPERFGKKDDSDTPMPQKRQTIVVVDEEEALAMKIPKHDDKCMKEAKIYYPSRDDPESVEICFEDIKCLDPEGYLTSTIMNFYIRYLQQRALSANKVTCNYHFFNTYFYEKLKEAVSNKGKDRDNFFVKFRRWWKGVNIFQKAYILIPIHEDLHWSLVIICFPQKEDESRPIILHLDSLRLHSSRSIFDNIKSFVKEEWCYLDREVAGSDLPLPHKIWKNISRRIEEKIIEVPQQKNDCDCGLFVLYFIERFIEEAPDRLKRKDLDMFGKRWFKPQEASSLRTKIRCLLKVEFQNEKRRCLADPVGSSSSDHTPKQ; this is translated from the exons ATGGTGATCCAGCGAGATAAACCCACCAACGCACCTTTTAAGATTGACTGGGGAAAAGTTTGGGCTCGTAAAGACGACGACCCTATACCTGATTTACTCATTGCCACCACCACCTCGAAAATGGGCTCCGATTGGGAGCATTCCTTCAGGGAAGAACTCCAAAAGCTTAGTGATGGGGAGCTGGAAGATAAGATTGACAGAATGAAGAATTTATCGAAGACCTCTTGTTACAGATTGTCAGACAAGGGGGAAAAGCTTCGTCGCAGTATTGAGCTTTTAGAGGAAGAGAGGGAATCCAGAAAGCTCCGTCGAATTGAAAAG GAAGCTACTGGATGCGAAAATCTCTCTCAGCCAACTAACTCAAGTGTAGTTG GTAGGGAAAGGATTGCTTCATCTTCAGCTGATTCAGTGTCCATATTCGCTGCTCGTTTTAACCAGAAGTTGGAACAAAAA ACAGAACGGAATAATAGCGCCTTTGGTGAAGAGCTTTCGATTTTGGGACACTGTGATAATCGGAGACAAAGATCTAATGGTAAATTATCCCCAAAAGTAAAACAGAAGGGTCAAACATCATCCAGACAGCAGCCATTCAAATTTGTCAACAGTCTTTCTACCGATGTACATAAAAAAGTTTCTTCAGTTGCTGCCCAAAATAGTAGAAGTTCCGATCATATTGATTTTCATGTCAATGAATGGCAACCTGAGCGTTTTGGGAA GAAGGATGATTCAGATACTCCGATGCCTCAAAAG CGGCAGACCATTGTAGTTGTTGATGAGGAGGAAGCTTTGGCAATGAAAATACCCAAACATGATGATAAATG CATGAAAGAGGCCAAAATTTACTACCCGTCGAG GGATGATCCAGAATCcgttgaaatttgttttgagGACATTAAATGTCTTGATCCAGAGGGTTATTTGACATCAACGATCATGAACTTTTATATTCG GTATTTACAACAACGAGCACTTTCAGCAAATAAGGTGACATGCAATTATCACTTTTTCAATACctatttttatgaaaagcTAAAGGAGGCTGTGTCAAACAAG GGGAAGGACagagataatttttttgtcaagTTCAGAAGGTGGTGGAAAGGCGTTAATATATTTCAGAAAGCATATATACTGATTCCAATCCATGAGGA TCTCCACTGGAGTTTGGTGATTATATGTTTTCCACAGAAGGAAGATGAATCGAGACCCATTATACTTCATTTGGATTCACTGAGACTACACTCTAGCAGATCGATTTTTGATAACATTAAGAG TTTTGTAAAAGAGGAATGGTGCTACTTGGATCGAGAAGTTGCTGGTTCAGATCTTCCATTGCCAcataaaatatggaaaaacATCTCTCgaagaattgaagagaaaataatcGAG GTTCCTCAGCAAAAGAACGATTGTGACTGTGGTCTCTTCGTTCTATACTTCATAGAGCGCTTCATCGAAGAGGCTCCTGATAGGCTAAAAAGGAAGGACTTAGATATG TTTGGCAAGCGGTGGTTTAAACCCCAAGAAGCTTCAAGCTTGAGGACGAAGATAAGATGTTTGCTTAAAGTAGAGTTCCAAAATGAGAAAAGGCGATGTCTGGCAGATCCTGTGGGGAGCTCTTCCTCCGACCACACTCCAAAACAATGA